The genomic DNA GATCAGCAACTACATCCCGAACCCCACCTTCTCGGTGGTCGCCAGGCCAGGCGCCTGGGAGGAGTACTTCAAGTTCGGCAACCCGGACGGCAAGAGCAAGCGCGAACTGTTCGGCGAGCCGATGAAGGCGATCCCCGCGTTCTTCGAGCCCGCACCGCGGCTGGAGAAGATGGACGAGCTGGGCCTCGACCGCTCGCTGATGTTCCCCACGCTGGCGAGCCTCATCGAGGAGCGGTTGGCCGACGATCCGGTCGCCATCCACGTCATCGTGCACGCGCTCAACGAGTGGCTGCACGAGGTCTGGGGCTTCAACTACAAGAACCGCATCTACACCACGCCGGTCATCACGCTGCCCATCGTCGAGAAGGCGATCGAGGAGCTGGACTGGGCCGTCAAGCGGGGCGCTCGCGCCATCCTCATCCGGCCCGCTCCGGTGCCGGGATTCCGGGGTCCGCGGTCCTTCGCGCTGCCCGAGTTCGACCCGTTCTGGCAGAAGTGCGTCGAGTACGACGTCTTCGTCGGGATGCACTCCAGTGACAGCGGCTACTCGCGCTACACCTCGGAGTGGGACGGCGGCGCCCAGGAGATGCTGCCGTTCCAGACCAACGCCATGTCGATCCTCAACGAGTGGCGGCCGATCCAGGACGCCGTCGCCTCCTGGGTGATCCACGGTGCGCTGTTCCGGTTCCCCACGCTCAAGGTCGGCATCGTCGAGGCCGGGTCGAAGTGGATGTTCCCGCTGCTGGACTCGATGTCCGAGGTCTACAAGAAGGCGCCGGAAGCCTTCCTGGGCAACCCGATGGAAGAGATCAAGAACCGCATCTACGTCAGCCCGTTCTACGAGGAGGGCATCGACGACCTGATCAACCTGATCGGCGTCGACCAGGTGCTCTACGGCTCCGACTGGCCGCACCCGGAGGGCCTCGCCGAGCCGACCCACTACGTGACTGCGCTCGACCACCTCTCGGTCGACGATCAGGCAAAGATCATGGGCGGCAACCTCGCCCGCCTGATCACTGCTTGACGTTCACGCTCCGTGAGCAGCCGCTGGCAGAC from Mycolicibacterium arabiense includes the following:
- a CDS encoding amidohydrolase family protein, translating into MGQLSHRVDIPFPLFDADNHLYEPPEALTKFLPKEYKDVVQYVEINGRTKIALRGQISNYIPNPTFSVVARPGAWEEYFKFGNPDGKSKRELFGEPMKAIPAFFEPAPRLEKMDELGLDRSLMFPTLASLIEERLADDPVAIHVIVHALNEWLHEVWGFNYKNRIYTTPVITLPIVEKAIEELDWAVKRGARAILIRPAPVPGFRGPRSFALPEFDPFWQKCVEYDVFVGMHSSDSGYSRYTSEWDGGAQEMLPFQTNAMSILNEWRPIQDAVASWVIHGALFRFPTLKVGIVEAGSKWMFPLLDSMSEVYKKAPEAFLGNPMEEIKNRIYVSPFYEEGIDDLINLIGVDQVLYGSDWPHPEGLAEPTHYVTALDHLSVDDQAKIMGGNLARLITA